Proteins encoded in a region of the Bacillus sp. T3 genome:
- a CDS encoding deoxynucleoside kinase codes for MEGTPFITVEGPIGVGKTSLAKAISDHFQFTLLKEIVDENPFLGKFYENIEEWSFQTEMFFLCNRYKQLGDINGYYLSNNQPVVADYHIFKNLIFAERTLNKIEYQKYYQIYQILTADMPKPNVIIYLNASLDTLLDRIQLRGRSVEKNISPLYLEQLSIDYENAMLAFEKNHPEIPVLRFNGDNLDFVKHKQDLHLILETLSYHVDKRSPQP; via the coding sequence ATGGAGGGAACGCCTTTTATCACTGTAGAAGGTCCGATTGGTGTAGGGAAAACCTCTCTTGCTAAAGCAATATCTGACCATTTTCAGTTTACCCTGTTAAAAGAAATAGTTGACGAAAACCCCTTCCTAGGGAAATTTTATGAAAACATCGAAGAATGGAGCTTTCAAACGGAGATGTTCTTCCTTTGTAATCGCTATAAGCAATTAGGAGACATCAATGGATATTATTTATCAAATAATCAACCGGTTGTAGCCGATTATCATATATTTAAAAACCTAATCTTTGCAGAGCGTACATTAAATAAGATTGAGTATCAGAAATACTATCAAATCTATCAAATTTTAACGGCAGATATGCCCAAACCAAATGTAATTATTTATTTGAACGCCAGCCTTGATACACTACTCGATCGGATTCAATTAAGAGGGCGTTCTGTTGAAAAGAATATTAGTCCACTTTACTTAGAGCAATTATCCATTGATTATGAAAATGCCATGCTTGCCTTTGAAAAGAACCATCCTGAGATCCCAGTATTGAGGTTTAATGGAGATAATCTTGATTTTGTTAAACACAAGCAGGACTTACACTTAATTCTCGAAACCCTCTCTTACCATGTTGACAAAAGGAGCCCACAACCATGA